Genomic window (Ranitomeya variabilis isolate aRanVar5 chromosome 8, aRanVar5.hap1, whole genome shotgun sequence):
gcccattagtaatttttttggttaagtgtgagtccttgtagtccatgacaggttacgttctgagtcagggtagttctgatcgcaggaatagtgatgacgtctcgatcacatgatcctaacgtcatggccgttcctgcgatcagatcagcaaagtcaatgtttttttgttttttttttatttttatcttgactttaaattttatactatttttgcagcataggcagcgtcaagaaagagttttagacaaaaaaattatttaccgatgacagtggtatgcggtcaaaaggctttggcagcgggaatgagcagtcattttctgccgttggtatgttcatgattgttatcgtcagccataacggtcagctggcgataacaatctgcaatttattataggccacacagactgagagacagaggattgtaatgtattgttgtgtaatgtaatgttaattttgttacaggagttggcgtatgtggtaGGTTATTAATAgaagactaatttttcccttatcttttcacaggacacacagcagcaccctcgagcgagctcgcccatcaggagcggaccttcatgaatcgccatctgacccgtcacagccatcccacagcgacagcaggctcgcaccaccatctggagaaccggcagccggtccatcaggtgttcccctgcccgaggcctctggcactccttcgttcgggaattcccgacagcgccagcgggcctcggacaggccaaccatgcccaaatttttgcatttgagcacggtcttccagaactATTTCAAGGcgttgggcgatagaatggacactgctctgtccaatatcgaccggcgccttgaaaatatggaatccaagctctcgaggccggccaaacagggagacataccctaagggtatgtgtccacgttcaggattgcatcaggatttggtcaggattttacatcagtatttgtaacccaaaaccaggagtgggtgataaatacagaagtggagcatatgtttctattctacttttagaggaaaagtagaatagaaacatatgctccacttctgtatttaattTTATTGTAATTAGaggaattgttccactcctggttttggcttacaaatactggtgaaaaatcctgacaaaatcctgatgcaatcctgaacgtggacacataccctaaaggtaccttcacacttaacaatgctgcagcgaaacagacaatgatgcagatcactgcagcatcgctatttggtcgctggagagctgtctgtgtgacagctctccagcgaccaacgatgccgaggtccccgggtaaccagggtaaacatcgggttgctaagcgcagggccgcgcttccgatgtttaccctggttaccagtgttaaatgtaaaaaaaacaacagtacatatactcacaatcgcgtcccccggcgtccgcttccctgcactgactgagtgacggccctaacagcagagcggtcacatcaccgctgtgctgtgcattcactttacggccggcgctcagtcagtgcaggaagcggacgccgggggacgcgaagatgagtatatgtactgttggtttttttacatttaacactggtaaccaaggtaaatatcaggttactaagcgccgccctacgcttagtaacccgatatttaccctgattaccattgtaaaacatcgctggtatcgttgcttttgctgtcaaacacaacgatacacggcaatctgacaaccaaataaatatgttatatggtatggtataaatttgttctttgaagcagggtagaaaacttagaaaaaaattttattaaacaacaacattttaaaaacaaagggttccaattttttagataaggcacattacatttgtgaagtctaggtagatgcaaaatttgacataaccaaaccaacctaaacggattacatttattgcacataacactggagaattagtttattattatattatatttttagcacagtcacagtagaggtatttattggtgtagttaaaaccagaatacagtccaacagtgacattaacactacaccatttgatcttgccatgacacacggccaacatctgacacaaaataggccgcaaaacgatccctcatctgcgcaatttccacacttgtcctcagaggatgatcatggtaatctggcaatgggttggctatgggttcatcgagttccacattcagtctctctttggccataatgtaattgtggagaaccacacaagccttcaccacctcatccactgtttcaattttaagattaatggcggatcctaatatacgccatttggagacaaggatgccaaaggcgcactccacagtccttctggccctggacagtctgtaattgaaaaccctttttgtatggtccaagccccgactggagtagggtttcaataggttggcagacatttggaatgcctcatccccaaccacaacaaatggcatcgcagggccttcggtgtggggaagaggtcgtggctgggggaaattaaaattgttgccatataatttttgacccatatccgactctttaaatgtccgtgagtcatttgcacggccaaacgcaccaatgtccactgcgagaaacctgcagtccgcaccggcaattgccatgagcacagttgaaaagtattttttataattgtagaaaagggatccacttttcgcaggcttggtaatccgaatgtgctttccatccactgcgccaatacagtttggaaaagaacacacttgctcaaatttctgtgcgttggcctcccagatttcacttgtagggacgggtaaaaattcctcccggagattatcccacaaagcgcggcatgtctcagcaataattccagaaagagtggagactccaatcctgaattgaaaatgaagtgatctcaaggtctctccagtagccaggaaactgccaagaagataaagaaattacattaaagtacattgcaatttataaaagtacattgaccataccaaacccaaaaaaaaaaaaaaaaagggaagaacatatcacagtcattcaaacagctacgtaccatagagtcaccagcagccattcctctgcggaaatagctctccggagctgcgtgtcctgcctgctaatggatccttccacccgacgcaaaagatagcggaagctgtcctgagacatcctggtatattcaaaatatttcTCCAGTTTGTCattgagttcgccaaacaagcaatggtatgctccacgacttccacgatagggtgtatccaaaagcggggacgactccatctccgtttttccctttccctttgatgaaaacaggcgacagcataggcattagccaaggcaaattccatctccatatccatgtagatactgtccatgggacgctccatcatgaataccagcaaaatgggaggaattcatctctgccagggtatatatagacaattacattacaccaaccctcttctagccattggtggtccttatctagtgtgtagacacttttttttttttttgggtgatgaagaatgactcactgtaggaaaacgcatgcgtcgaaaaacgcagcgttttttggtcaaaacgcaactgtgtttccaaaaaacgcagcgtttttctacgcatgcgttgaacgcatgcggcgaaaaaccatgcgtttctattgcgtttttgttgcgttgtgcgttgcggcgacgacgctgcggcgcacaccgcaaatgtgaacgtagactaagtgctgttttttaaaaaaaattggtggttagggcctactaacggtgtctgccgctccctggtgttgtcctccactgtctaaatctgagcttcaaccttctggctctcattaagtgctgttttttaaaaaaattggtggttacggcctactaacggtgtctgccgctccctggtgttgtcctccactgtctaaatctgagcttcaaccttctggctctcattaagtgctgttttttaaaaaattggtggttagggcctactaacggtgtctgccgctccctggtgttgtcctccactgtctaaatctgagcttcaaccttctggctctcattaagtgcttttttaacaaaaaattggtggttacggcctattaacggtgtctgccgctccctggtgttgtcctcctcctgagtgttctcctcctccttggtgttctcctccaggttgccttgtctgagcttcaaccttctggctctcattaagtgcttttttaacaaaaaattggtggttacggcctactaacggtgtctgccgctccctggtgttgtcctccactgtctaaatctgagcttcaaccttctggctctcattaagtgttgtttttaaaaaaattggtggttacggcctactaacggtgtctgccactccctggtgttgtcctccactatctaaatctgagcttcaaccttctggctctcattaagtgctgttttttaataaattggtggttagggcctactaacggtgtctgccgctccctggtgttgtcctctactgtctaaatctgagcttcaaccttctggctctcattaagtgctgtttttaaaaaaattggtggttacggcctactaacggtgtctgccgctccctggtgttgtcctcctcctgagtgttctcctcctccttggtgttctcctccaggttgccttgtctgagcttcaaccttctggctctcattaagtgcttttttaacaaaaaatggtggttacggcctactaacggtgtctgccgctccctggtgttgtcctccactgtataaagctgagcttcagtctttaggcttttggcctatagtagcagatattaaactgcatttggcctactagtgtggttgggcccttaaaacagtgtctgttgCTCCTGGGTttcctactccactgaacaaagcaatgccgcctgtttagtcctgttaccaattttgaactgcatttagcctactttattctttggccctatatctgtgtttcctcctcatcctgcccattgcccagccactgctagatgagtctgctggtacattgacctagaccactacattccccttgtactctacacagccagaatctgaccctgctgaaagtaaggttccccttcccgcatgttataccaccttgaactttaggaaggcaaagtttgaccagcttagagatgcccttaatctggtagactgggacaatatcctcagaaataagaatacagataataaatggaaaatgtttaag
Coding sequences:
- the LOC143788143 gene encoding uncharacterized protein LOC143788143; this translates as MDQVVLRRLWVEVAKSLWDGFESASSTDKSNFVKKLRTRWRSMKDRFNKGLRTEEEQSRSGAAAAKSVPYKYHRALQFLRPILGRRQTHSSTLERARPSGADLHESPSDPSQPSHSDSRLAPPSGEPAAGPSGVPLPEASGTPSFGNSRQRQRASDRPTMPKFLHLSTVFQNYFKALGDRMDTALSNIDRRLENMESKLSRPLHPIASSLSLCK